The sequence atttcaatcCCATGTCACTTAACCGTCCGGAACTGACAGCCATGGGTTCTTCTGGTCTGTGTGGGTTTCTCCCCTGTCCCGTTCAGTTTGGAGGCTCCAGGCTTGTTTGGGATCCTGCTTCCTCTGCTCTTCTTCCTAAGTGTTCACTGTGCCTCAGCAATGCTGAGTGTGTGTGAAGCATGTGATCGTGGCCCACCTTGAGGTGGCCCCAAGCACAGGTGGGAGTGTTTCATTTGCACCTGGGGTTGGGGTGAACTAAGTGCTTGGTATGTTTGTGGAAAGCCGCACTGGCAGTCTCTGAaggcgtgtgtgtgcatgagggTGCCGTGATGCACATGCGAGAGCCCTGAGGTCCCCTCTGAGACCTGGGAAAGACTCCCGTGACAGTTGTATGAGGCAGGCTGGGCTACTCCATTCCGCTGGCCTTTCTCTTCTAATTGTCCTCACATTAATTTTTTCAGTCCAGACTTAGAATAGATGCTCTTTGACTCAGGATGGGGTTACATCCCAATAAGCCCAccataagttaaaaatattgtGTCAGAGATGTGCAGCCTCCCGAACATCATGGTATATAGCCTGGCCTGCCTTTAACATGCCCAGAAGACTTGGATCAGCCTACGTTTGAGCAAAATCATATAGCACAAAGCCTGTTTTACAACAGAATGCTGAACAGCTCATGTAATTCAGTGAATGCTATACTGAAAGTTGAAACAATGGTTATGTGGGTActtgaagtacagtttctactgagtGTGTATCATATTTGCACCATAAAATCAAACAATTCTAAGTCAAACCATTGTGAGTAGGGGACTGTCTATAACAGCTAATATACCTGGGGCTTTAAATATTCAAAACTACCAGAAGAACATgttagaactttttattttattttatttttttgagacattcttgctctttctccagactagattgcagtggcacgatctcagctcactgcaatctctgcctcccaggttcaaatgattctcatgactcagcttcccaaattagctgggattacatggtgcgccaccatgcctggctaattttttttgtatttttattagaaatggggcttcgccatgttggccaggctggtctcaaacttctgacttcaagtgatctacccactacggcctcccaaagtgctgggattataggcgtgagccaccgtgcccggcccaagtTAGAATATTTTGCTGGGGAGGTatactgtattagtcagctcaggctgccacaaCAGACTGCCATAGACTAGGCAGCTGGAATAGCAGAAATtcctttctcacagttttggaggctgcaagtctgagatcaaggcaccagcagattcatgTCTGGTGAAGACCCACTTCCTGGTTTACATGGCCACCTTCTGGCTGTGTCCTAGCATGGAGGAGGGGAAGGCTctggtctctttctcttcttatgacACTAATCTCATCATGGGTCCTTACCCCCATGACCTCATCACTTCCCAGGGTCTAGGTATGGGAGCTTGATTTACCTGTGTCTGGTTTTGCCAAATAAGTAttgtttatttacttaatatGAGCAAATTCAAGATAAAACAAAGATTGAAGGGATACTGAAAGAAAGGTTGAATTTATCATAGCTTTAGGGAGCAGAAGCCAAAGAGCAAGAGGagcaggagaacagcatgagcgGGCAAGGGTCAgccctgctggcccaggtgcGCACACGGAGCTGGTGGCCTCCTTTCAGAATGAAGTCCCAGTGAGAGCAGAGCCCTGGGGAGGAAATTCTGTTGCTTTGAAAtgcatttgttttgtttggtaaGTAAGGTAGCAAATACCTTTTTGTGATGTGAAGAATGAATTTTGGCAGTTTCGTATTGACTTGTGCATTTGTCTTCTCTCCATGCAGGCGGGCTGGTCCGAGTCTCTGTTTTGGAAGCTCAACCAGTGGCTGATGATTCACATGTTTCACTGCCGCATGGTTCTAACCTACCACATGTGGTGGGTGTGTTTCTGGCACTGGGACGGCCTGGTCAGCAGCCTGTATCTGCCTCATTTGACACTCTTCCTTGTCGGACTGGCTCTGCTTACACTAATCATTAATCCATATTGGACCCATAAGAAGACTCAGCAGCTTCTCAATCCGGTGGACTGGAACTTTGCACAGCCAGAAGCCAAGAGCAGGCCAGAAGGCAACGGGCAGCTGCTGCGGAAGAAGAGGCCATAGCTGCTCCAGCCGGGGCTCCGGGGCAGCAGCAGAGCTGGCACACCGATTCTGGGAAGCCCCGTGAATGATGGCTTTTGAATTAATGAGGCAGTGAATGTTTTGTGTTTAGTTCTAAGGGAAATACTAACTTTCTTTCTCATTAGTATTAATTTTGAAGTAGCTACaaagtatttttaagaaattataattttgtgACTGTCTGGCAGGCTCTGTCAGTTTAGCCGCGCTGGACCGCGTCAAGCATCTAGGAGAGGAGTCCATGGTGTCCAGGCATCTGGGCGTCACACCTGTTGAGGAGTGGGGTGGCTATGAATGCTGGAAATGGCTTCATAGTGAAGTGCCTCCCACAGGGCGGGTGGTTCAGCATTGACTCTTTCCAGCTGCACACTCATATGCCGTGTGTCTTATTCAGAAGTCACATTCTTTTCAGTTGGAGAGAATTGGGCTAAGATAGAAAATAACATGATTTATTCCTTATTAAAGTTTCCCAGCGTATGAAATTCtaagctgggtggggtggctcacacccgacgtaatcccagcactttgggaggccgaggcaggtggatcacttgaggccaggagtttgagaccagcctggtcaagatggtgaaaccccatctctactaaaattacaaaaattagccaggtgtcgtggcacacacctgtaatcccagctatttgggaggccaaggcaggagaattgcctgaacccgggaggcggaggttgcagtgagctgagatcgcaccactgcactccagcactccagcctgggtgacagagcaagactctctctcaaaaaaaaaaaaaaaaaaaaattctagaccGAAGTGTATGGCAGTGCCATCTGGTGGCAAGTAGTACAAAGACAACGCTGAGGGATAGTGACTCCTGTAACAGCAGAGAGAGACGCCTTGGAGTTTAACCCCCACCAACCAGAGCGTGGGCTGGTAAAGATGAAAtcttgcaagtttttttttttttttttaaatcatggtaCCTGTTTTAAAATGAGAAGTTATTATTCATACTGTATTGCTCATTTGAGAAAATAAGGTAAGGATTTCATAATCAGGTTGTCTGGGTTTCAGAGCTGTTTTTAATTGACTGAGTTACCTACAGGCACCCAATCTAGACCCTAATTCTGTGGTTGGTGTTCCTCTGTAGATTTCAAGACAAGTAGTGATGTCATTTTCCCCCTGAGCTGTAGGGTGGACCTGGACCCCTCAGAGATGCTCGACTGCAGGGTCCTGGGGTCCCTAGAGTGGTCCTGCAGCAGCCCCTGGCAATGAGCTGCCTGATCATGAGTCCCAAGGTACATTGTTCCTACTGTTTTATACCCAGGTAGAAGTTATACACCAATTTAGCAATGTTGTTAACAGACATacagaattgtgtgtgtgtgtgtgtgagtgttttGATATAAACGTGCAATTAaaattcaaagtttatttttttatcacAAGCACCTTTGAAATGTACGTGGAAAACGTCGGCTGCTCGTGAGAATCGTGTGACTTACGTTCCTTATGTTTTATGGAACTCTTGGAACagtgtttagtttttgttttcgtttttttgagacggagcctggctttggctcccaggctggagtccagtggtgtgatctcggctcactgcaacctccacctcccgggttccagggattctcctgcctcaccctttcaagtagctgggattacaggtacctctaccatgcctggctgattttttgtatttttagtagagacagggtttcaccatgtggccaggctggtctctgactcctgactaaaagtgatctgcccacctcggcctcccaaagttctgggattacaggcatgagccgcttcACCCGGCCCGGAGCAGTGTATTTTGATTGCTGGTGCTTTAACTATATTGACCAAGGTGTATAGTAATCTATTTATCACATTTTATGAAGCGATTTTAATCTTAAACGCATCCAGCAAATGGTGTCCCTGCTGAAACTTTTTACTGGAAACCTCACACCTGGCAGGCAGCACTCTCTGCAGCCGTGCCCTTGTGGAGTCAGCAGGAGCTGGTGTTTTTCAGCCAGACAGAGGCTTAATAAAGTGACTGATGTTTACAGAACCCAAATGATGTCTtcctctctctcaaaataaactAACCTATTCATATTGCTGTGAATGCTTTATCTTGGAGATAGAAAATATAATGATAAATTCATCATGTGTTCAGAATTCGATTTGGAGTTGGAAGTGGACGGCCTAATTTTTATCTCACCTCCACTAGGGCTTTGACCTTCCCAGGGGTCCACACTTTACCTCCTGTATCTTCATACGCGTGTGTGGATGCATAGAGATGGAGGTGCTGTAGAGAAGCACAGGCTCACCCGCTCCGTCCAGTGTCACCCACACATTGGTCCGGGGACCCCTCAGTGCAGAGCCTGAAGTTGGGGGTTTAGGGGTGGAAAAGGCTTCGTGAAATGTTAAGGATGCGTACACCTTCCAGATGGCACAGCACTTTCCCATGGTCCTCactggcctcagtctccctgaCCGGCAGTGTGAGGGGATGTATCTGTAGTGGAGCATGGTACAAGCGACATTCATGAGCTCTGACTTCTTGGTGCCAGGTTGGTGTGAGCCTGGGCCCGGCCCACTCAGCGGCCCACAATGGCCAGCATTCAGCTGCACGTGTGCGCTGTGTGCTTCACATCCTCTATTGAGAGTTACAGCAAGTGTTAAACGAGGTGAGTTCACATAACAGGAATTCTGGAACTGCTTGAAAACTAGGAAGATTGGGCAATATCGGCATTAACTCCACCTGATGGCAGGTGACCCGGATAGAAAATGGCCCTGCCTTTAGCCAGGATGTGGCTCTCCAGCTTGGCTTCGGTGTGATCACTTGTCACTGTGCTTTCTCTTTCGATAGTGTAATCCTTCTCTATACCCatgttatgttttgtttcttaagtTTGGAAACAGAATGGGCCAGGGAGGTTGAGTGACTGAATACCAAGGGTTGGTGCAGCCTCCTCGCCGCGCTGCGGAGGCTGGGCCGCACAGGCTTCTGCCCTTCTCGGTGTCCAGGCTCCTTGGGTGATGCTGGAGTTGTCATGGCCGCAGATCAGTGTGAGATTTTTTACCAGGTATTGTGCTTAAGGGACatgattttccattttcttcgCCCGGACAACTTGAATGAAATGGGCACTGTTGATTCCAGTTCTGTCGAGGAGCTTcggggctcagagaggtgatgACGTGCCCAAGGTGACGCAACTCGTGAACAGCCGTGCCTGCCTTGGGCGCAGCCTCCGGCGCCAGAGCTGGGCTCTTCAACACGGCATTTAGCGCAGAGTCGTGGTTCAGGCAGTATGGGCCGCTGTAACAAAACACctaagactgggtagtttataaagaacagacattcaggccaggcacggtggctcacgcctgtaatcccagcactttgggaggctgaggcgggtggatcatttgaggtcaggagtttgaaaccagcctggccaacatggtgaaaccccatctctactaaaaaaacaaaactagccgggggtggtggtgcatgcctgtggtcccagctacttgggaagctaaggtagaagaattgcttgaacctgggaggtagagattgcagtgagctgagatcacgccattgcactccagcctgggtgacacagtgagactccatctcaaaaaaaaaaaaaagaacgaacatcatttctcacagttctggaggctggaagtccaagatgaaggtgtgGGCTGATTAGTTTCTGCTGGGAACACTGCATCCTCACGTGGTGGAGGGGATGGAAGGTCAAGAGGCCTCAGCTAGTTCTCCGCTGCCTTTTTATGAGGCATTAAGCCATTTGCAAGAGTAGggggccccacctcttaataccaccgCAATGACAATTACAATGTCATGTGAATTCTGGAGGGGACACAGTCACACTGCAGCATCAGCACCCGGTGAATGTGGTTCTCTCCCATGTCAGAATTTTGTGAGCTCCACACGGGCAGGGGTGCATCTGTTTTATTCTCTGATTGATTCTAAGCCCTGTGTCCCTGGCACAGGATGGCTGCTTGGCAGTAGGGAGTGGATGAACCAGTGGTACCCAGGGCTGCCAGGCAGGGCCCTGCAGGGGACAGACCCAAGGGCTGATATGGGGACACCTGCTGAGGGGGGAATTTACCACGGtaagggcagggctgggaggctgggcagcCAGTTTCACCCTCGCACAGGGTGCCTGGCAAGACCAGCGGCTGGAGGTGATGTCCTCAGTAGAGAACGGTGGCCACTGGAAACGTGTGGCCAGAAGGGGAAACGCTCGGGCCTCTGGTGGGGACCAGCCTGGGGTGGGGTCGGCCAGAGTCAGCTGCCTTTCCTTCATGCTGGGGAGGAGATGTGTGCATGTGACAAAGCATTTGATAGCATGCCAAAAGTTTCCTCCATTATGTGCGTGTCAACTGTTTGACCAGGTCAGAACTCTTGTTCTATGCGAATGTGCTCACGCAGACAGAAGCGGAGGGGCTCCGTCGCTCTGCCCTCACGCCGCTGAACTGCGAGGTTCTCCCGCTCCTCAGGCTTGCGGCTCGGCTGCGAAGTGTGTCAGGTGTGCATCCTGGGTGCTCCTTTGTGCTCTGTCCTACAGTGACACAGGCGGTGTGGGGTTAGACAGGTACCGGTCAGATTACGGTGGCACAGGCGGCGTGGGGTTAGACAGGTACCGGTCAGATTACGGTGGCACAGGCGGCGTGGGGTTAGACAGGTACCGGTCAGATTACGGTGGCACAGGCGGCGTGGGGTTAGACAGGTACCGGTCAGATTACGGTGGCACAGGCGGCGTGGGGTTAGACAGGTACCGGTCAGATTACGGTGGCACAGGCGGCGTGGGGTTAGACAGGTACCGGTCAGATTACGGTGACACAGGCGGCATGGGGTTAGACAGGTACCGGTCAGATTACGGTGACACAGGCAGCGTGGAGTTAGACAGGTACCGGTCACATGCACGGGCTCCCTAAACCCCTGCTGTGGCTTCGGCAGTAAAGACAGGACGCACCCATGTCACAAGAGGAGCACAGGCAGGGGTGTTGGTGTTGGGGCAGCCCTCAGGGTCTCCAGACCCCAGCCCCACTCACACAGCAGCCTAGGAAGGAAGGGCAGAGTCCCAGGTGTCAGCTGGTGTGTCTCCCAGGAGCTGCCCCTCCCTGGAAGTCACAGGACAGGAATGACAGATCAGGGAACTGCAGGAAGCTGCCACCTCTGGGGTCAGAATATGCCCAGCCTGCGGGGGCTCTCTATCGGGGTCTTCGAGAGCCAGACAGCCTGCCTTGTGCTGCATACCTGGCTTTGCTCTGTGCAGAACCCAGCACACGTGATTTTGTGTGACATGCCAGCAGCCTGGCTCCCAGGACAGGAGGCCTGCCCTGGGGGAGGGGCTGCAGGAGGAGGGTGGGGCGGGCACCCATGAGTCTGTCCAGCCTTGTCACAGATGCATCGCCCACCCTGCGGTCCTGATTTCAGCTCACCTCAGAGTAAATCAGAATAAACCGCACCCAGACTTTCACGAATGCATGTTGACGCTTTCAGTTCACCCCTTTCTTTGCTAactttcttcctattttcttctaATGCGAGAGCTTATTAATTTGATATTTATCATTTTGAATAACTTTTCTCCTTTTTAGTAACAAAATGTACTTCACTcttagtaaaatatatttactattttagtAACAAAAATATACTTGCCTAATCATGTTTAAAATATAGTGATGTGAAAAATTCAGACGtctctatttcctttcttccGATGACTCAACCCCAAATGTCTGGAATTGATTCCGAGGTATCCAGGACCCACAGCCAGCCATCcaacaggaaaaagaaaccaCACCCTTCCTTCTGGGAACCTGGCCAGGAACCCCAGAGCACAGGCGCCTGGCCTTAGTGACACTTCTTTTCCACATCTGCAGGCCCATGGAGtgaattcatttcttttctcaccACATGTACTTTGCTTTTACCGTTGTGCTGTTTCACGCTTGGCAGCCTCAGTTAGCACTCCAGCCCGCCTGAAGCCGTGCACAGCCCATTCCTGCAGGGTTTGATACCTGCAACCTCAAACCCATCAAAAGATtccaaaaattaaaccaaagttAAAATCCTCCATTATTACAGAAAGTTATTAAATGTCAAGTCTCAATCTGAAAAGTTTCTGCCAAAACTTTacataaaaaactttttttttttaaattcaaaacaggttctctctctgtcggccaggcgtggagtgcagtgtcgtgatcgtggctcactgtaaccttaaactcTTAGGcataagtgatcctcttgcctcagcctccaaagtagctaggatcacaggcgcatgtcaccatgcctagctaatttttaaatttgttgtgtagaaatggggtcttgctgtctggctcaggttggtctcaaactcgtgggctcaggcagtcctcccatactggcctcccaaagtgctggaattacaggcatgagccaccatgactggcctacATAGAAAACTTTTATAGTCCTTGTAACGTTCAcgttttctgtgttgtttttcaaaaatcataTGGGAAATGCAAAATCCCAATTGGAACACAGTGCATTTTAGCTGctgtttcaaatatttgttgcaaGGAATTTCCAAGCATATCTGGTCAACCCCAGAGATTTTGTTTCCACACAAAACAATCATGGAGCACAGAACATTAGAGCCGTAGAGTGGTTTTGTGGCAACAGCCAAAGCTTAGAAAGGTGGAGGCCACCATGCGATATTCCCATTGTGTGTTTTCTGTAATTTCAGATTATCTCAAATAGAAAGCACGCagcccttaaaaaaataaagctcagGAAAAATCTCATTTGCTAAATGtggctttttacattttaatttggaACTAGTTGCAGGACTGGAATTGCATTCTGCCAGCGTGGGTCCCTGGTCAGACAGTCCTCTGCCAGCTGGTGTCTGTCTTCTGGCCCTTGGCATGCACACAGCACAGTTCTGGCCACTGAGAAGGGGAGGGCTTGCGGCTGAGTGCGTTTTCCTTTGC comes from Pan troglodytes isolate AG18354 chromosome 7, NHGRI_mPanTro3-v2.0_pri, whole genome shotgun sequence and encodes:
- the LOC107972932 gene encoding uncharacterized protein LOC107972932 translates to MSSVENGGHWKRVARRGNARASGGDQPGVGSARVSCLSFMLGRRCVHVTKHLIACQKFPPLCACQLFDQVRTLVLCECAHADRSGGAPSLCPHAAELRGSPAPQACGSAAKCVRCASWVLLCALSYSDTGGVGLDRYRSDYGGTGGVGLDRYRSDYGGTGGVGLDRYRSDYGGTGGVGLDRYRSDYGGTGGVGLDRYRSDYGGTGGVGLDRYRSDYGDTGGMGLDRYRSDYGDTGSVELDRYRSHARAP